The DNA window GTAACATTGTTGCTCCACTGACCACTCAATGAACGACGCGTGGATTCTAAGATCCCATGTGTACACGCGGCATACAGATATTAGCTATATCATTATGAGTTTGGGTGTGTTTCAtaatactttttaaatttttgaagttCAAATTTGGTATATTttgatttcaaatttcaaatcattGTTTTTTAAAGCCATTTTCAAATCATTAATCTTATTTGTCTTAATTTTAACGGAATTGTTACGCATTATGGCCCGCAACCGACTAGAaaatgtcaaaataaaattacttacttTCTTTTGACACATTGCTTGCatgcttggtaatttttttttttttttttttgagaaaaagacCATTATATTAATAAGAAGATATTACATAACAATCATAACTGGAGGTAGAAATTGCCCCAATTAAAAACAATCAGTATCCACCGTAAAAGCAAACTTAGCCAAAACATCGGCATAAGCATTAGCAGATCGCCTAACATGAGAGAGCCGTGCTCGTGGGAAAAAAGATACTAAATAGTTTACATCTTTCAATATTGAATGAAAAGCATAATTACAACTATGAGCAGCTTTTAAACCTTGAACCACCAATAAAGAATCTGTCTCAATGAAGTCTGTAGATAAACCAAGGCTGACAATCCATTTCAGAGATTGAGCAAGAGTCATAGCTTCCATTTCTTCAAGTTTGAAGTACCCTTTGATTGGTTTGGATAGAGCAACAGTAATGAATCCTTGAACCAAATATACCTGAAGCTTTGTTGCAGGCTGCATCAGTGTTCAATTTAAGTTTTCCTACTGGTGGAGCAGTCCAAAGAGTTTCTGGTGGTGCTTCCAATGGAACAGCATCCCGTGTGACATCTGGTGCAGAAATAGCAGAGGAGTGCATTGATGGAGCTTGAGAAAATTGATATCTCGAAAGATACTCAGCAGCAAAAACCAGAATTGCAGCAGGCCTCTTTGCTGGCTTATCATGATATTCTGCATTGCGTTCAAACCAAATGCTCCAACAAAGAACTAAGAAATTCTCAAATTCAGTTGAGGAAGTGTTAGCCGAGACATAGAGCAAGAATTCTGCAGGTGTAGTAGTAGCAGCCATTTTGAAATTAGAAACTAGTGGAGATTGGCGCCATACTTCTTTGGCTCTTGTGCAGAAAAAAAGAGCATGGTTTATGGTTTCCTTGTGAGCTTTGCATAAAGGACAGGAGTTCCAACTATGTGTTTTCGATGTAACTCAGCAGCTACAGGCAAAGCATTATGAAAAACCTTCCAAACAAAAATGCGAAGCTTTGATGGTATTTTCAGTTTCTAGAATTTTGTCCACCAAGTATCAAGGGTAGAGCTGGTGTTTGTGTCCTATGAATCAGCCATTGAGACAGCAAACTGATACCCCGATTTTACCGTATAGTTCCCTGAAGTGGTACCATTCCAGATGAGAATATCATCAGTAGGATAAATGCTGAGGGGAATGGATAGAATTCTGTCAATATCAGCTTTCCCAAAGTTAGCAAAGATAGCTGTGAGATCCCATTGTCTATGGTGATCAATAAGATCAGCAACTTGAAGAGAAGTATCAGATACTGTGAAGCAGAATGGAGTGAAAATAGTATGTCTAGGAAGCCATGAATCTGCCTTACAATTAATCTGTGCACCAGTACCCACTCTCCATCGCAAACCTTGAACTAAAAGTTCTTTCCCCCAAACAATACTTCTCCATGTCAAAGATGGAGTAGCACCCAGACCTGCTGTAAGGAATTGaccatttaaaaaatatctgtgGTGTAAAACTCGGCCGAGGAGAGAATTAGGAGATTCCAATAGTCGCCAAGCTTGTTTAGCAAGGAGTGCCTGGTTGAAATGTATGAAATTTTGAAAGCATAAGCCACCATGGATCTTGGCTTTACAAAGAGAATTCCAGTTTTTCCAATGGCTTGCATTACCAGATGATGTTGATCCCCATTAGAAGTTAGACATCATGCTTTCAATTTGATTACACGAAGTGACAGGCAAACGGAAGCAACTCATAGCATAAGTTGGGACAGCTTGCACAACAGCTTTCAGTAGTACTTCCTTACCACCAGCAGAAAATAATTGTTCTTTCCAACTACTAAGAAACTTCCAGATTTTATCTGTAATTCCACTAAAAAGCTTAGTTTTATCTCTACCAGCAAAATACGGTAAACCAAGATATTCCTCATGACAAGGCTGAATTGGCATATTAAGTAGATGCTGGAAAAAACTTTGGTTTTGAGGTCTTGTGTTGGGAGAGAAAGAAAGCACACACTTACCTGAGTTAACCGCTTGACCTGAAGCCCTACCATAGATGTCTAAAACATGCTTAATGGACCTGGCTGATTGATGATTAGCCCGACAGAAAAGCACACTATTATCAGCAAAAAAGAGATGTGACATTGAAGGAGCAGATCTTGAGACTTTTAACCCATGCAAAGACCCATTTTCTTCTTCAGTTTGTAGCAGCCTTGAGAGTCCTTCCgcacaaattaaaaaaagataaggtgaGAGAGGACCACCTTGTTGAAGACCTCGTGTGGGAACCAATTCACCAAGCACTTGTccatttaaaaggaaagaataaGTAACTGACTGCAAACTGCGGAGTATCAGGTTAACAACAACGGATCCAAATCCCATTTTCAAGATGACTTGGGCAAGATAGGGCCACTCAACACGATCAAAAGCTTTTGACATATCCAATTTTATTGCAGCATAGCCTTGTGTGCCTCTTTTACAATTCTTAAGAGAGTGTAGCAGCTCAAAAGCAACAAGGACATTGTTAGTTATCAACCTTTGAGACAtaaaaacactttttttttttgctaaatgacataaaaacaCTTTAATATTCAGAAATAACCATAGGTAAAAAAGGTTGAATTCGCAACACAATTGATTTGGAGACCAGTTTATAAAGTACAGTGGACAAACTAATCGGTCGGTATTGAGTGATGAGGTGAGGCTTTTTAACCTTcggtattagtgtaattatgGTTCTGTTAAGAAGTGCAGGATCTAGACCATTGTTGAGCACATCCAATATTGCATCCGTGACAAGAGAGCCCACAATGTGCCAATAGTTTGTGAAAAACATGACAGACATACCATCAAAACCAGGGCTCTTATCATCACTCATTGTGCGTAGAGCATTACGAACCTCTTCTGCTGTGTAGGGAGCCGAAATGATATTCCTTGAATTTTCATCAATAGTAGTGGGGATAGAATCAAAGATAGTATGAATGGCATGGTCATCAACCTCTTGGCTGCTGAAAATAGACTGAAAATATGTGGTAATAATGTCTAACAGAGCAGGGATACTGGTTTGAGTATTACCATGAGCATCTTTGAGTTTTTTGATTCGATTGTTGGTTGATCTAGAATTTGCACGTTGATGAAAAAACTTTGTATTCGAATCCCCTGATTTCATCCATGAGATTCTTGCCCTTTGATGCCAATAATCTTCTTCTCTTGCTAACAACTCATCCAAAATCATTTCAGAATTTTTTAAAGCCTCAAAGTGTTGCGGATCAGTACTAGGAGAGTTCTGAAGGGCAGCTACATGGGCATGGGAGTCCTTAATCTCTGTTTTCAGATTACCAAAGTTTGCAAAGTGCCACTTGTGAAGATCTGATGCATAGTTCGATATATTAGTAGTCAATTGAGCTAGAGAGCTATTAGTGTTGTGACTCCAATTAGCCAGAATTATGTCAGCACAATCTTCTTCTTTCAACCAGATTTTTTCAAACCGAAACCTTGATTTAAACTGTGGGATAT is part of the Cannabis sativa cultivar Pink pepper isolate KNU-18-1 chromosome 5, ASM2916894v1, whole genome shotgun sequence genome and encodes:
- the LOC133038406 gene encoding uncharacterized protein LOC133038406, whose protein sequence is MSQRLITNNVLVAFELLHSLKNCKRGTQGYAAIKLDMSKAFDRVEWPYLAQVILKMGFGSVVVNLILRSLQSVTYSFLLNGQVLGELVPTRGLQQGGPLSPYLFLICAEGLSRLLQTEEENGSLHGLKVSRSAPSMSHLFFADNSVLFCRANHQSARSIKHVLDIYGRASGQAVNSDKIWKFLSSWKEQLFSAGGKEVLLKAVVQAVPTYAMSCFRLPVTSSGLGATPSLTWRSIVWGKELLVQGLRWRVGTGAQINCKADSWLPRHTIFTPFCFTVSDTSLQVADLIDHHRQWDLTAIFANFGKADIDRILSIPLSIYPTDDILIWNGTTSGNYTVKSGYQFAVSMADS